Genomic segment of Xanthobacter dioxanivorans:
CGCCTCAGCGCGCGAGCTCGCTTTCATCGAGCTTGCGGGCCTCGTCGGCGAGCATGATCGGGATGCCGTCGCGGATGGGATAGGCGAGGCGGGCGGCGCGGGAGATCAGCTCCTGGTGCTCGCGGTCGTACTCCAGGGGCCCCTTGGTCAGCGGGCAGACCAGGATTTCGAGCAGCTTCGGGTCCACCTGGTGGCCGGGACGCTGGGATTGGATCATGGCGTGTCACCTTCGTCGCGCCGGAGATCGGCGTGGCCCGGGTCGGCGTCGCCCGCCGGGCCCTCGGGGGCGCACCATAGCCGCCGGCGCCGTCCCGTCCACGGCCTTTTCGCCGGAGGGAACGATCCATCAAGATCCTTTGCCTATTTATCAGCCGATTTCATTGTTCCGCAGGTTGCCGATTGCCTACAGCTGCAC
This window contains:
- a CDS encoding Trm112 family protein produces the protein MIQSQRPGHQVDPKLLEILVCPLTKGPLEYDREHQELISRAARLAYPIRDGIPIMLADEARKLDESELAR